The Parashewanella spongiae genome has a window encoding:
- the fkpA gene encoding FKBP-type peptidyl-prolyl cis-trans isomerase yields MKSVYKLSLVALAVIGLSACNQEQKTTTEGTTGTELTTPAQKEAYSVGASIGKYMAGHIKEQEELGMPVDRTLIVEGFSDGLGENAKIPEEEMQKLLKELDQRLAEKRKVHSAEMAKKNAEEGKKYLAENAKKAGVKTTASGLQYEVITEGKGGKPAAEDTVVVHYRGTLIDGTEFDSSYKRNEPATFPLNRVIPGWTEGVQLMNVGSKFRFVIPSNLAYGERDTGSIPADSTLIFEVELKSIEKAKQPKAEKKAAKK; encoded by the coding sequence ATGAAATCTGTGTATAAATTGTCATTAGTAGCACTTGCCGTGATTGGCTTGTCTGCTTGTAATCAAGAGCAAAAAACAACCACTGAAGGTACTACTGGAACGGAACTAACTACTCCTGCTCAAAAAGAAGCTTACAGTGTGGGTGCCTCTATCGGTAAATACATGGCTGGGCATATTAAAGAGCAAGAAGAGCTAGGGATGCCAGTGGATCGCACGCTTATTGTTGAAGGTTTTTCTGACGGTCTTGGTGAGAACGCTAAAATTCCTGAAGAAGAAATGCAAAAGTTGTTGAAAGAATTAGATCAACGCTTAGCGGAAAAACGCAAAGTGCATTCAGCTGAGATGGCAAAGAAAAACGCTGAAGAAGGTAAAAAATATTTAGCAGAGAATGCTAAAAAAGCAGGTGTAAAAACAACAGCATCTGGCCTTCAATATGAAGTGATTACAGAAGGAAAGGGTGGTAAACCAGCTGCAGAAGACACTGTTGTAGTGCATTATCGCGGTACCTTAATTGATGGCACTGAATTTGATAGCTCTTACAAGCGTAATGAGCCAGCGACTTTTCCATTAAACCGTGTGATCCCAGGATGGACTGAAGGTGTTCAGTTAATGAACGTTGGTTCAAAATTCCGTTTTGTGATCCCATCTAACCTGGCTTACGGTGAAAGAGATACAGGTTCTATCCCTGCTGACTCTACGTTGATTTTCGAAGTTGAGTTAAAGTCAATCGAGAAAGCTAAACAGCCTAAAGCTGAAAAAAAAGCAGCTAAAAAATAA
- a CDS encoding YacL family protein: MDYEFRNNSLEDSVVALFSMEHQAVGRWFTEEIAKDKDKLSTILSVIEHISKDGVTEKKIIGKSITLELSYERVLVYENCIQYDNDYLLEEDMNLYDEESIASCGLEDFRDAMLSYQEFIFSL, encoded by the coding sequence ATGGATTATGAGTTTAGAAATAACAGCCTAGAAGATAGTGTGGTTGCATTGTTTTCGATGGAACATCAGGCCGTTGGGCGCTGGTTTACTGAAGAAATAGCAAAAGATAAAGATAAGCTATCTACAATATTAAGCGTTATTGAGCATATCTCAAAAGACGGTGTTACCGAGAAAAAAATTATTGGTAAAAGTATAACCCTTGAGCTCAGTTATGAACGAGTGTTGGTCTATGAAAACTGTATTCAATATGACAATGATTATTTGCTTGAAGAAGATATGAATTTATACGACGAAGAGTCAATTGCCAGCTGTGGGCTGGAAGACTTTCGTGATGCCATGTTGAGTTACCAAGAATTCATCTTTTCTCTTTAA
- a CDS encoding DUF3149 domain-containing protein, with product MAFWLDLMFGNWIGLLSMIVIFSTLGIVSYILWMFYVKSGETPE from the coding sequence ATGGCATTTTGGTTAGATCTTATGTTCGGCAATTGGATTGGGTTATTGTCTATGATTGTCATTTTCTCAACGCTGGGCATTGTTTCTTATATCTTGTGGATGTTTTATGTGAAGTCTGGTGAAACACCAGAGTAA
- a CDS encoding superinfection exclusion B family protein — protein MVTSTLNSIKQFQSQQLVFRTMLWLVILCSGLLFLPASVISKLGLDATLQQYNHLIGFGLIIGSAYFFSRVCDYLLDTGINHYGNKRVIERIESKISVLDIAERAVLREFFLQSTSILTLPKEDIAVKELLKSNILECIGNERHYAIQSPTADFKISMQARNYLNRSVLRLPAGKPNEIELQTLIKARPAFVNSLVQQRKQAA, from the coding sequence ATGGTTACATCAACACTCAATTCAATTAAACAGTTTCAATCACAACAACTGGTTTTCCGAACGATGTTGTGGTTAGTTATTCTTTGCAGTGGACTGCTTTTTTTACCGGCCTCAGTCATCAGTAAGTTAGGCTTAGATGCCACCCTTCAACAATATAATCACCTGATCGGGTTTGGTTTGATCATCGGTAGTGCTTATTTTTTCAGTAGAGTTTGTGATTATTTACTGGATACTGGCATCAATCATTACGGAAACAAGCGAGTCATAGAACGAATAGAGTCAAAAATATCAGTACTCGACATTGCTGAACGTGCCGTTTTGCGAGAATTTTTCTTACAAAGTACTTCTATTTTAACTCTGCCTAAAGAAGACATTGCGGTTAAAGAACTCTTAAAATCGAATATTCTTGAATGTATTGGAAATGAACGTCATTATGCCATTCAAAGCCCTACCGCTGATTTCAAAATTTCAATGCAAGCTCGAAATTACCTTAACCGTAGTGTATTAAGACTGCCTGCTGGCAAACCTAACGAGATAGAATTACAGACGTTAATTAAAGCTCGTCCTGCATTTGTTAATAGCCTTGTACAGCAACGCAAACAGGCAGCTTAA
- the tcdA gene encoding tRNA cyclic N6-threonylcarbamoyladenosine(37) synthase TcdA, whose amino-acid sequence MTTNISPLSDSYKQRFGGIGRLYGQTALMTFYRSHVVVIGIGGVGTWVAESLARSGIGKITLIDLDDICVTNTNRQIHADATSIGQSKVETMAARILSINPECEVKKIEDFITLDNIAELFISKKHGGDIDYVVDCIDAVKQKAALIAHCKRNKLPLVTVGGAGGQTDPTQIQLSDLAKTYQDPLLAKVRNLLRREHNFSKNIQRRFSIDAVFSTEQLVYPQPDGSVCSSKINLDGNMRMDCASGFGAVTMVTGTFGFVAVSRVLKKLTTKSR is encoded by the coding sequence ATGACTACGAACATTTCACCACTTTCTGACTCTTATAAACAAAGATTTGGTGGAATAGGTCGTCTTTATGGGCAAACTGCACTAATGACTTTTTATCGGTCTCATGTTGTTGTTATTGGTATTGGTGGTGTTGGCACTTGGGTGGCTGAGTCATTAGCCCGTTCAGGTATAGGCAAAATCACGCTGATTGATCTCGATGATATCTGCGTCACCAATACCAATCGGCAAATTCATGCCGATGCAACTAGCATTGGTCAGTCTAAAGTAGAAACGATGGCTGCACGAATTTTGTCTATAAACCCAGAATGTGAAGTCAAAAAGATCGAAGACTTTATCACCTTAGATAATATCGCAGAGCTATTTATTAGTAAGAAACACGGTGGAGACATTGACTACGTGGTTGACTGTATAGATGCCGTCAAACAAAAAGCGGCATTAATTGCTCATTGTAAGCGCAACAAGTTACCTTTAGTGACTGTTGGTGGCGCAGGCGGACAAACTGATCCGACTCAAATTCAATTGAGTGACTTAGCAAAAACTTACCAAGATCCATTGTTAGCTAAAGTACGTAACCTATTACGCCGAGAACACAACTTCAGTAAGAACATTCAACGCCGCTTTAGTATCGACGCGGTTTTTTCAACCGAGCAACTGGTTTATCCTCAACCTGATGGCAGTGTTTGCAGTAGTAAAATTAACCTTGATGGCAACATGCGAATGGATTGTGCCTCTGGATTTGGTGCAGTAACTATGGTTACAGGCACTTTTGGTTTTGTCGCTGTGAGTCGAGTATTGAAAAAGCTTACAACTAAAAGCCGCTGA
- the ltrA gene encoding group II intron reverse transcriptase/maturase produces MANTPVNIRILQRKLYLRSKLNSELRFYSLYDKLSRLDILEEAYRRCKDNKGGAGIDGITFSYLEQQKKVVALLKEIQTQLQQKNYRPSPVKRVEILKDNGKTRKLGIPIISDRIVQMAMTIVMQPVYEPHLHEHSYGYRPCRSAQQAVKVIEMSLKQGCQHVLDADLSAYFDTIPHAKLMAKVERRISDSSFLSLLKSFIKAPISVETVNRKWRIEASRCGTPQGGVISPLLANIYLNDFCLKIHEKTPCKIVTYADDFVVLHKQTYTQEQLDWITQQLSDEGLKLNQSKTHCVDMGKLMNKFDFLGFNFQRITGIIKGTSYIKIQASKKSQTKLKNKIRDIVKHRTSNTLGVLINKVNQVLRGWKHYFGGIGYPRGVFFRINGFVVNRFYRWHRRLSQRRSKYLSRGAYEKLRQAGLEYLPTTR; encoded by the coding sequence ATGGCTAACACTCCAGTAAATATCAGAATATTACAGCGAAAACTTTACTTACGCTCAAAGCTTAACTCGGAGCTACGATTTTACAGCTTGTACGATAAACTCAGTCGCCTAGATATACTCGAAGAAGCCTATCGACGATGCAAAGACAATAAAGGCGGAGCAGGAATTGATGGCATCACATTCAGTTATCTAGAGCAGCAAAAGAAAGTCGTTGCGCTGTTAAAAGAAATTCAAACTCAATTACAACAGAAAAACTATCGACCTAGCCCAGTCAAACGAGTAGAAATACTCAAAGACAACGGCAAAACGCGGAAACTTGGGATCCCGATAATCAGTGACAGAATTGTGCAAATGGCGATGACAATAGTGATGCAACCCGTCTACGAACCTCATTTACATGAACACAGTTATGGTTATCGTCCATGTCGAAGCGCCCAGCAAGCGGTAAAAGTCATTGAAATGAGCCTAAAACAAGGCTGTCAGCACGTACTTGATGCTGACTTGAGCGCCTATTTCGATACCATCCCGCACGCTAAGTTGATGGCAAAAGTAGAAAGGCGAATAAGCGACAGCAGCTTTCTGAGTTTGCTGAAAAGCTTTATCAAAGCGCCCATCAGCGTAGAGACGGTCAACAGAAAATGGCGAATAGAAGCAAGCCGATGTGGCACTCCGCAAGGCGGAGTTATCTCTCCACTACTGGCTAACATCTATCTCAACGATTTCTGTTTGAAAATACACGAAAAAACACCGTGTAAAATCGTTACCTATGCAGATGATTTTGTTGTACTTCATAAGCAAACCTACACACAAGAGCAACTGGACTGGATAACACAGCAATTAAGTGATGAAGGTCTGAAGCTAAATCAAAGTAAAACCCACTGTGTGGATATGGGAAAGCTGATGAATAAGTTTGATTTCCTCGGTTTTAACTTTCAACGGATCACAGGTATCATCAAAGGCACCAGTTACATTAAGATACAGGCGTCTAAGAAGAGCCAAACAAAGCTGAAAAATAAAATCAGAGACATAGTGAAACACCGAACCTCAAATACACTTGGCGTACTGATAAATAAGGTTAATCAAGTTCTGAGGGGATGGAAACACTATTTTGGTGGGATAGGTTATCCCAGAGGTGTATTTTTCAGAATAAATGGATTTGTAGTAAACCGGTTCTATCGCTGGCATCGTCGCTTAAGTCAACGTCGAAGCAAGTATCTATCACGAGGTGCTTACGAAAAATTACGCCAAGCTGGTCTTGAGTATTTACCCACGACAAGATGA
- a CDS encoding curlin, whose protein sequence is MFVNTRKSIIALAISAAMSASAFAGDGNEIVIIQNNGSSAEAQALVDIQGQEATSYQFGDIHTSHINQTGDDQTATVIQDGEWAESYMVSTGESNTLAVTQLNLWHISNIDLAGSDNTGDVLQDGFFSNSDADVVGSFNSFNVTQLGDLNETVNELLGDNNNSIMSQTGDTNFATFRVEGNNNDGDLSQVGNDNVAGLISIDITPNVGDNNDITVVQTGNRNTGAVRGVIGNNNTFDFRQTGDDNIGFVYSLTGESNEVEIDQEGNSNQAWLGFAQGDSNDIEITQDGEENIIGDSVNGGTLVAEITGDDNSIDLEQQGDFNTMDMRVTGDENDLDLDQEGDSNYARMIVEGTDNDLSIGSNGDLNDARAVIIGDDNDVEINQTGNDSELNSGWVLAVGNDNTIDVEQDGYTNEVFIAVEGNNNADVVAEQSGELNLIEVLIFGDFNETSLSQTGDGNSIQGLEDISTEFQIIGNENMLSVTQVGSDNDVNGISVGNNNTITVTQTGSGNIANVGQN, encoded by the coding sequence ATGTTTGTCAACACACGGAAATCTATAATCGCTTTAGCTATTTCAGCAGCAATGAGTGCTTCTGCTTTTGCTGGCGATGGAAATGAAATCGTAATTATTCAAAACAATGGCTCTAGTGCCGAAGCACAAGCACTAGTCGACATACAAGGTCAAGAAGCTACCTCTTACCAATTTGGTGACATACACACTAGCCACATCAATCAAACAGGTGACGACCAAACCGCCACCGTAATTCAAGATGGAGAATGGGCTGAATCATATATGGTATCAACGGGTGAATCGAACACACTCGCTGTCACACAGCTCAACCTTTGGCATATCAGCAACATTGATCTTGCAGGTAGTGATAATACCGGCGATGTATTACAAGATGGTTTCTTTTCAAATTCAGATGCAGACGTTGTGGGTAGTTTTAACTCGTTTAACGTAACACAACTCGGTGACCTTAATGAAACCGTAAACGAATTGCTTGGCGATAACAATAACTCAATAATGTCGCAAACTGGTGATACCAATTTTGCTACTTTCCGCGTTGAGGGCAATAATAATGATGGTGACCTCAGCCAAGTAGGTAATGATAACGTAGCTGGTCTTATTTCAATCGATATCACACCCAATGTTGGTGACAATAATGATATCACTGTTGTGCAAACGGGTAACCGTAACACTGGTGCAGTTAGAGGAGTTATTGGTAACAATAACACTTTCGACTTTAGACAAACTGGTGATGACAACATAGGCTTTGTATACTCATTAACGGGTGAATCAAACGAAGTTGAAATCGATCAGGAAGGTAACTCTAACCAAGCTTGGCTAGGCTTTGCACAAGGCGACAGTAACGACATAGAAATCACTCAGGATGGTGAAGAGAATATCATCGGTGACTCTGTAAATGGCGGAACCTTAGTTGCTGAGATTACAGGTGACGACAATAGTATTGATCTTGAGCAACAAGGTGATTTCAACACCATGGATATGAGAGTTACAGGCGATGAAAACGACCTAGATCTCGATCAAGAAGGTGACTCTAACTACGCACGTATGATTGTTGAAGGTACTGATAATGATTTGTCTATTGGCTCTAACGGCGACTTAAATGATGCTAGAGCCGTTATTATTGGTGACGACAATGATGTCGAAATCAACCAAACTGGTAATGACTCAGAATTAAATTCAGGTTGGGTACTTGCTGTAGGTAATGACAATACTATTGACGTTGAACAAGACGGATATACAAACGAAGTATTTATCGCAGTTGAAGGCAATAACAATGCAGATGTCGTTGCCGAGCAAAGTGGTGAGCTCAACTTAATTGAAGTGTTGATTTTTGGCGACTTTAATGAAACTTCACTTTCACAGACCGGTGATGGCAACTCAATTCAAGGACTTGAAGATATCAGTACAGAGTTCCAAATAATAGGTAACGAAAACATGCTTTCTGTTACTCAAGTAGGCTCTGATAACGACGTAAACGGTATATCTGTTGGTAATAACAACACAATTACTGTGACTCAAACCGGTAGCGGTAATATTGCAAACGTAGGTCAAAACTAA
- a CDS encoding curlin: MRKLLPLSLITALFMTTPNAVKAEDTFSEAQDIAISLPLESLLFSANRENLISLLQSGSHNNAHLLQIGSQNKMELEQSGDNNFSELMQIGNGNEVELSQLGDNNHGSIIQVGQDNLIQIQQFGNSGFIINQVAENAVLSIEQY, translated from the coding sequence GTGCGAAAGCTTTTGCCATTGTCACTCATTACAGCATTGTTTATGACTACACCGAATGCAGTGAAAGCTGAAGACACATTCAGTGAGGCTCAAGATATAGCCATTTCTTTACCACTGGAAAGCTTATTGTTCAGTGCTAATCGTGAAAATCTCATTTCATTGCTTCAATCCGGCTCTCATAACAACGCACATTTATTGCAAATTGGTAGCCAAAACAAAATGGAATTAGAGCAATCTGGAGATAACAATTTTTCAGAGCTTATGCAAATAGGGAATGGCAACGAAGTCGAATTGTCTCAACTTGGTGATAACAACCACGGCTCAATCATTCAAGTTGGACAGGATAACCTTATTCAAATTCAACAGTTTGGAAATTCAGGGTTCATTATCAATCAAGTCGCTGAAAACGCAGTGCTCAGTATTGAACAATATTAA